Genomic window (Vigna unguiculata cultivar IT97K-499-35 chromosome 10, ASM411807v1, whole genome shotgun sequence):
ctttaaatttatgttttaataaatcacaattggacccatcataatatttcaaatgagtcacataatagaattcgtcaattaattctaataGGAGCAAATGGGAAGAAGGTTCACCGATCCTTGTTTAACTTTTTCTCAAATAATGTGACAATCTATTTTTGTATATCTGGTGTAATTATGGAAGACTAGATTAGATACAATCTTTTATAGTATATAgattatcataataaataaaaactaattatggAGATCTTGTATAAGATAATATAACCATTGCAATGGAAAATAATCAATCAATTATCAATGTAGTGACTGTTTTGGTGATTGACGTAAATCAATAACTATATCCTTCGTTGTTAATATTTGTGACCACTTCAGTAACCAATTGATTTAGTGACTGATTTTGTAATTGATTTTGTGACTGATTTAGTCCCCAATTCCGTgattgatttagtgaccaatttagttaCCGATTATGTGAATAATTTAGTGACCGATTTTGTGATTGATTTGGTGAGTGATAttttgtattgaagtttatttagattttaataacaattataatttagttttttttagactaaagaaaagaaattattttttttaattaagtgagtcaaTGAGCCAACTGGTTTAACCAACCAACCTGTGGTGGGTCAGGCCAAGTTCGAATTTTTTTTGCTCATTAagggttggctcactaagtgaCTAACCAGTGGTGGGTCGGGCCGAGTagcccattttgacaactctaaaaaaaatgggtaaaatagtaaattaataatatcaaatgaCTAAAAACCAACATGAGACATTTGTCATCAAAATAAACAtgggtaaaaatgtaaaattcctagtatcttattttcttatattataatagataatagattttaaatttgcGTTTACGCACAAGTTGgtgtttttttgtgtgtttttatatgttatagtaaatatgtattatattaaaaacgAGATTTTGAGGTTgcgaaaaataataatatttttaagtttataattaagttttgaataaaatcaacGTAAATTGATTTAGAAAGTTAATATCtctaaaaatgtaaaaagtagattttgtaaaaataaaaaagatagagCATGTGCAAAATATAGAGTATactaacttaaaataatttactataGAATATAGTCACTAAAAATACAAATCAATGTATCGAGAAACTGATCTATTGTGTATTGTTAGATTCGTCTAAAATGTGCATCAATAGATTTGCCTAGTATGTGCTGCTAGACTCGTCTGATCAATATATATGGACACATCCGACTAATGTGTATTTTAAGACTTGTCTaatctaacaataaaataatgaaaaagttatttaatgtgTATTAATAGATTTATCTAATATGTGTACGAATAGACTTGTCTAAATAATGTATGAATGACTCgtctaatattttgttaatatactCGTCTAATTAATGTATGAATAAACTTGTCTATTGATATATGTTAGATAAAGACTTTTAAtgttgatttaaatattttaacttattattttaaaaaaattaatataagatatttcattttttataacaataacctatattgattaaaaaaatataaatttaggtaataatatattatgcaaAAGATTTAAGTAGTTTTATAGATAGATTTAAACATTtgaaatttcacaaaaataaataatactttttagaaacaaaataataatttattcaaaatatgtGAGCAGAAACCATTTCTACTTTCCCTCCTCCCTCACGGCTTTACATTCTccaaatcttttaatttttcccaCTTTGCTCCTATCTCCTTCCGCCATACGTTTAAACTCAGGGATGGGCAAGTTTAAGTTTTTCACCCTGGTCATTCCCTACCCACACTTCATTGCCACTAAGAAAGCCACCATGGACGCAGGCCTCTTCCTCCTTTCCTCTTTCTGCACCACATCCATCATTTTCACCAAATATGACCTCAACAAGAACGACACCTACAAGGTCGTTAAGTATGTTGAATCCGGCATGCTTCTTGGCCTGGGGCTAGCTGAACCGTCGAGTATGTCAAATCCAATGAGCTTCTTCTTTAGGGAAAACTCACATACATCTTCAAAAACTGTGTGTAATACATGGCGTAAaggtttgtttttttattttctattataaaagTGTTTTACACTCTTTAGGATCCCCTGTAATAGCTAGTTGTAGTTGTATTTAATCTTGTTCTGGAgaaatcttttcttttttgtttccattttgaATTTAGGTTAAACTATTTCTCGGTTTTCTTTCCCTTATAGGCAATTCACTCTACATTATTACGGAACTAggcagttttaaaaaaaaattacgaaaatgGGCAAATTGttttgggggggggggggacGTTTTTGTATGAAGAAATCGTGTAGCCCCCAAACGTTTTGTGGTCAAACTTAGTCAGCAGGCGAAAATCGTGTGAGGGGTAAACGTTTTTACATGAAATCGTGCAGGGGATAATGTTTTTCATGCAGTAATCAATTACTGTAtgctgtaatcgattactgcatGCATTGCAATTTTCTAGGTgtaatgtaatcgattacgcacgaactgtaatcgattacatgcgtaattttttgaaaaaaaacgtTAACAAACATTTTACTGGATAAGAAAGCAATGACATATGATATAGTTGaatatgaaactaaaaacagtgataataatgaaaaaaaaaacattacaactAATTAAAGTACTAACATAATAATGTCAATGTGAAAGTGcattaaacaaatacaaagtttttgaatgaaataaacATCAAAATGCATCTAAGGAGGAGGAAATTGGCGCCGCACATAAGCCATGTCTTCCTCAAGTTGACCAACCCGAGCATCTATACTGTCAAATCTTGAACCAACAAAAGCCCGGAGATCACGAATTTTGTGGATAATATCATTAAACATAGCAGCAAATGCATCCTAGGTAGGCTGAGGCGATGGAGATGGTGTGCGGTCATCATGAATAGGTGCATCCAGCATATCACGTTTATGAATCCATTCACCATTTTGGTTTTTTACAAAACCAAAGGAATGAATAACTTCAGCACCAATTGGACCTGTTCTCCAATTAACCTCCTCAAATGGTTCATCTTCTAGAGGaacattaaacttaattaaaatgtcAGTAATGTGATTTGCATATGGTAAAAGGGCATGGTCTCTTAATGCCTTTTTCATGCGATATCTAACCAGATGACCCTAATTAAGCTGCCTTCGGTCAGCATTGCCCACATTAAGATAATGTCTTCTTTAGTAGCTTGGGCAAGGTTAGTTGATCAGGGCACTAGGCATTGACATAAGATGTAGTGCAGGATACGTGTTTCCACTTTCATTTGGCCTGCCAATATTCTTCCTCCAATATTTTACATTGTCCCGACAAATCATTACTTTTGCATTGTGACTCGAATAATCATCTCCCCATTCCTCCACCATGTTTCCCTTAAAACAAACACCTTGAGTGCCCAACTGGGTTATacgataaaaaatatttatatccaTTCTAATCTTGACATGCTTAACTTCACTAAGAATAACCCCTTCATCAGTAATTTGTAAGTTAGAATAAAATACTCTAACTAACTCTGGATAATAACATTGACGATTAGTCAAAAAAGGTAATAATCCCAAGTTGTGCAGTATATCATAGCACTCAAAGTTTTGCTCAGCAATAAAACCATCAAAATATCTGGGTTCAATAATATCTCAGCCGGAAAATTTTGAAGTATACCTTTCATTTTGTGCTATGGAAGAGAAGAGTCTTTGTGGCTGTGAAGGTGCAATTATTTCTTCAGGTTCGTTGACGGCGACTCCACGGCGGCGAGCACCGGTTTGAGTCTTGCATTTCCTTGAAGATTCAACCATTTTTGGGTGTTTCTGATGATTTTAAGGGTTTTATAGagaattgaaaatgagaaagattgcaacGAACGGGAGGTGATTTGGTTAAGAAATGAAGGCACAATGGTGAAAACACGGAGGAGGCAAATGGGGTGCGAGTTGGGCTTTTGGTGTACAACGGCGGGGAGAGAAAATGTTGTATTTATAGTGGAAGACGaggtgtaatcgattacagggtttctgtaatcgattaccaagtTAGAAATTATTTTCCAGGGGCTCTTGTTAGaggtgtaatcgattacagggtttatgtaatcgattaccaagttagaaattattttccaaGGGTTCCTATTAGTTTGTTAATCGATTACAGGATttctgtaatcgattacgaaGCTAGAAATTATTTCCCAAGGGCTCCTGCTAGTTCGTTAATCGATTACAGGGtttttgtaatcgattacgaaACTAGAAATTATTTTCCAGGGGCTCATGTTAGTTCGTTAATCGATTACATGGtttttgtaatcgattacgaaGCTAGAAATTATTTTCCAGAGGTTCATGTTAGTTCGTTAATTGATTACAATGcttttgtaatcgattaccaagtTAGTAATTATTTACTAGGGGCTCCTGTTAGTTCGTTAATCGATTATAGACtttgtgtaatcgattacattttacaattttagaCTTGTGTAATCGATTAAGGTAACATGTAATCGATTAACTTACTCTGTAATCGATTACCTTCGCATCAGATGTCAAAAATTTGATGATGGCAATCGATTACACTTTGAAGGTAATTGATTATAAGACGTATTTTTTCACCAAATTAATTGTGGTGATAGATAAAATGATCCATATAATTGATTACAGCATAACATATTTTTGTGATAGCATTTCTACtccattaataaaaaagtttaaaatattccactaattaaagaaaaataaaatgattaacaaGTTGCACATAACTTAAAATGGaaagcaaagaaaataaactaaatgaATTACGACAACCATTTGTATCTTCTTCTCCCCTGGTGATCCATAAACCATCCAAAATTGATATCTTCATATTCTTCGGGCAGGTGTTGGTGGTCTGATGTCTCTAGTTTGGATGAAAAGCTGGATATAAGAAGAGATACGCGGTTTTTTGACAGATTGGTCTAGACTTTGTACGTGTTTCCAATGACTGATCATCTGTGACACATCAAAGTCACATTTGATTTCCGCGGTGTCATGAAATAGTCGCCTATTGCGTATTGTTGAAGGGCGACGATAGTCAATTTGTTTAACAACTCTACAATCACCACACTCGACTAATTGAGTTACAGTTTGTAATAATTCATTGTAGGTGAAATCATGTCTGATGGAGAAGGTTTTTGTGGCATCCGAACCAAACTCAAGACCAAAACCAGATGGACTCTCTGTGATATCAGCACCCCTTAAAGGTCCACCATAATAAAGAATAGTTGGTGAAGTTGGGACAAAATttgaggatgatgatgatggggTGTTTGTAGTTAAAAGAGAAAGGATTTCTTCAGGTGATCTTGTGAAGGTGACATACAATTCAATCATTGTGTTGAAAGGGAAAGAAGACTTACATTGCAacatttgaaaaacatgttcatCTGTTTTTAATTCAAATGCTTCATAGACAATATTTCCTTCAGAAGTCATAGTGGGTCATCTGAAGTATATGTTGTTTATGGACGTGTTTGATTGGCATGGAATGGCTGCACAAACTCTTTGTTTGAGCATGTTGTATATGCAGTTGTATGGAATGCGAAATATCTGGGGACTCTGACATATGAACTTCACCCCATCCTAACAgagtttcatttcattatttgtGTATGAGGCAACTATGTAAGAATTTGTGAAATCCTGAGACTCTGTGATGCCAAACATTTCAGGGGAAAAATGTTCCATCTTACGGTTTtcaattaagaaagaaaaggtAGAAGGAGATGCCAAGCAATGGATTTCTTGGACACTTGAAAGTTTGCATTTCATGTAGTGTAGGGAGGTGGTATTTATTAGCATAGTAGTTGCACCATTATTGagtgaaaaaacaaagaaaaaattataaagcttCAATTGATTACATACATATGCAATTGTCATATTCAAATAGTACAAATACATAGTACAATATTCTCCCATAAtgtgataattttatttgacaatAACATTGTTCAACGGTGGCTGCTTGTGTCGCATGGTGGCCTCTGTGTGGGTCGTCGAGGTCGTCTCTCAGGTTGTGGGGGAGGAGGGGGTGACTCACTTTCGTCATTAGTATCTTCCACTTCCACATATTGAGAACCTTCTTCTGAAACATGAAATGGAATTTCAGGTCTGTAGTATTGTTGTGAAGATGACGGGCCTCAGTATGCGGATGGTGGAGTCAGTGATGATGTCCCAAATATTTGTGATGGAACACCCCCATAGCTGGAAAATTGTGGGCCAGATGAACCACCATAATATTGGGATGGACCCGCTCCAAAGTTTGATGATGGTGGGAAAAAACCATATGAAGTCGGGACCTGCTGAGATGACGATGGAGGATGCATTCTTTGATCCCAATTCCCAAAACCCAGAGTTAGATTTTATGAGTGAAAGAGGCCTGAAAAGGGTCTATTCGGACGAAGCTACTGATGTGAAGGCGGATTCTGATATTACTCGGGCATGTCatattgaaagaaaattaataattaattgacatgcttgaaaatcaataataataaaaagtttaatttgaaaatgtgGATGAAATAAATGATTCTCACTTCATCATCGGATGATTGCGCAATAGCCGAGATATAACAAATGGTATGATTTATGTATCATTGCATGTAGGGCGAGTTATCACGCAGATGGCCACTTTTGGTGAAAGGTTCGCCCTGAACAATGAAATTATGACGATTATTCCATAGCATTATAAACTGATGGTGATATTGTCTCCAATTAATTTCCCTTTTCCTCGAAGATCAATTCGGTGAACCTCATTCAGGTTCATCGGGTCGGCTGGGATGCTCTGTCGCCAACCAAACTGTCTAACTACCCGGTCGACTTGGTGAAATTCAACAGTCGCAAAATAGATAAGAGGAACCAATGCCCGACTTATGGGAGaaacatttataattatcaTGCGACTAACATGGGGTTGTCGATATGGTGTCCATAAAAACTGCAAAAATTAAGGTTAAtgttaaacataaaaaacaaaaagggaaTTTCAACAAATAAAGTAGTAGAGCATTGGTGATAATGAACCTGCTTTGGTTGAAtatgatcaattttttttcggAACTCCACCAAAGTAGTATGGTCATGGAAGACGGAATGTGTTTGTCGCCACCACCTCACACTTAAGGGGAACGCAAGGCCAGCCACAATCTCATCATCCGTGACTAGATGTATTTTTGGAGAGATACATGTGAATCTCTCCCACGCCCAACACTGCAGCAATAACATGCATCCACCAATGTTGTCTTGTTGGAATTTTGTGTTGTGATCTAGTGCACAATACAGACATGCCAATACTATAGATCCccaactaaaatttgaaatatgatCCAATTCTCTTAACAATGGCAAGAACATAAAATGCACGAGACTGGATTATGTATCTGGCATCAACATGCTGCCAATCAGTATGAGGATGTGTGCTTGTGCATACTGTCCAATTGTTGCCAAGTTTGCGTCATCCGGTAATTCTCGAAATTTGCTATTTAGCCATGATAGCTTTATCCGGTTCCCTGTGATCATATTTTCGGGTGGAATATCCCCCAATAAATCTTGACACAATTGCAACAGGTTTCCGGAACTTCCACCGGTGACGGGTTCACCATCAATTGGCACCTCTAGTTGTAGTGAAACATCTTCCAAGGTTGTTTCTCCTAGTGGCATGTGAAAGGTGTGAGTTTCAGTCCTCCACCTTTCACATAATGTTGTTACCATGAGGTGGTTAATCTCCACATTACTCACTTTCAAAACATAACCAAAACCAGCTGCATCAATTAACATTCTGACCCTAAGGTCAACAAGATCtgtatgttttaaaattcagaTAAAATGGCATCGTGGCCGGAGCGCCCTCTCGTTTCCTTTCCAAATCTGGTTGGTGATGTGATCGTCTTGATGACGCAATACGAACAAGTTTGCTGGCACGTTGTTGTTCTGAGCCATAATAAACTACGTAAaagtatatgaaaatattacCAGAATATCATTTAAAGTTGATGAATAACAAAAcgaatacaaaaaaaatcaaaaaaatgacTGAACCTGTTAGATTGACGAATgagaaattatttttgataCGCTACAAATCCAACTACAATGGCAAAGCTATGAAGTATTTTGTGATGTGAAATAAGTCTTGCACCTAACATGCCTATTTAAACTACATCACCATACTATTCATTCACATGCCtcccttttcatttttctctctctcacgtACCAAATGACTTGTCTCACAAATGGCAGCCTATTGTCCTACACCCCCATGCACACCACCACATGACTTCTTTTATTCACCACACACACTTTTCTCTTCAATAATAATGACCTTCTAAAAGATTCTCACACCATTTTTCAAAGTTGCAGTTGAATGAAAGATTCTCTCTCACACCATTATTGTGAATAGTATTGTGCAGAAGAGAAAGCATGCATTATTTTCAATAGCATTGTGCAGAAGCGTGAATTATTGTGATAAACATTGCACAGAAGCGTgagttcaaataatattatggCAGGTGCAGCAGACATTCAGGAATCACGGTGAAGGGGGGAAATAAATAGGTCTAAGAAGAAAACATCATGGGGGCAAacgtttttaaattaaaagtgtaTGGGGGTGCAcgttttataaatagaaaacttTTGGGGGGTACACGTTTTCTAAACAAAAAACGTTTGGGGGGTACACATTTTCTTTAAGAAAACGTATATGGGGTGCACGTTTTTAAGAAAACGTGTAGGGGgtttaaaacctttttttttcttttcgcaCCCTCAACCTACTCCTTTCGATTCTGGAAACTGAAACGCTTATATATCCATGCACACTACCATTGGTTCTTCTATCAATACTTCTTTGCATACCAAGCTTCACATCTTGAATCTCCTAAACTATATTTGCATACCAACGTGTTCATAATGAGTTCGTGGAATTATGGAGGATCTTCTTCGTCTAATCCAATCGAAGACGAACCTGTCATTCCAGACATTGTCGAAGAGTTTACTTCTGATGATTTTTATGAAGACAATGCAGACGATCAAGAAATTGTTCTGGTTTCTACTATGGATTACAATTTGTATGGGAAAGTCGAACTACAAGAACGCATGCAATTTGATTCAAAAGAGGCAACAGTGTCTGCCATCAAACATTATCACATACCAATGGATACAACTTTAATGTGGTAGAATCGAAACCCCATCTTTACGTTGCACAATGCATCCATTACAACAATGGATGTCAATGGCGTCTGAGGGCTAGCTATAGTAAAATCAAACATCATTGAGAAATCAAGTCCATTGATGGTACACATACTTGTTTCTCTACATTAATTTCACAAGATCACTACAATCTGAATTTCACCCAAATTGCTtccattgtttttcatttggtCCGCACAAATCCAAGCATTCGCATCAAAAGCTTGGTCGTTGACATAAAAAGTCGTTACGGATACACGGTCACATATAGAAGAGCATGGATTGCGAAGGAAAAAGCAATTACAATGGAGTATGGTGATTGGGACCAATCTTATAATGAAGTTCCTAGATGGTTACAAGCTGTCCAACAAACCAATCCTAGgacaatttttcaacttttcgGTCCTCTAGTTAATGTTGATGTTGAGGATGGGACATCAACATACATTATGGAACGTTGTTTCTGGGCATTTGGACCATGCATTGAAGGTTTTAAGTATTGTAAACCTGTTGCTCAAGTGGATGGAACCTTTTTAACAGACAGATATCATGCCACCTTGCTAACTGCAATTGCTCAAGATGGAAATAGAAACATATTTCCTTTGGCATTTGCAATAGTAGAAGGTGAAACAAAAGAGgcattgatttgattttttcaaTTACTACAAGAGCATGTAACTTCTCAACCAAATCTATGCCTAATTACTAATAGAGGCAAAGGCATTTTGTCAGCCCTACGATCAGAAGAAGTTGACTGGGAATAAGACAATCTTCACTTTGTCTACTGCATACGTCATTAGGGTTCCAACTTCAACAACCACTTCAAAAATTCTGATCTCAAGAAACAATTCATTAACTTGGGTACGACATTTTCCTAACTTTACATTCCACATGCACAAAATATTTcctttaaacataatattttttcatttcattttatatttctttttcacagCTTACGAAGTCAAACAACCTACCGTGCAAGCAAAACTTTCAGCTATGAGGTCCCAATTCCCACAAGCAGTAGCTTGGATTGATAAAATCCCCTTACATAAGTGGTCTCAGGCTTATGATAGGGGGCGCAGGTACACGCACATGACAACAAACTTGGCGGAGTGCATGAACTCTGTGCTTAAGGGGGCTCGGTCATTACCTATCTGTgcactaattaaaattatatttcaaaacataaatgcTTGGTTTGTTGAACACGGC
Coding sequences:
- the LOC114165493 gene encoding uncharacterized protein LOC114165493, with translation MEYGDWDQSYNEVPRWLQAVQQTNPRTIFQLFGPLVNVDVEDGTSTYIMERCFWAFGPCIEGFKYCKPVAQVDGTFLTDRYHATLLTAIAQDGNRNIFPLAFAIVEAYEVKQPTVQAKLSAMRSQFPQAVAWIDKIPLHKWSQAYDRGRRYTHMTTNLAECMNSVLKGARSLPICALIKIIFQNINAWFVEHGLKADSMLRAGHQYPEDVTALLQQNHQKSTYCHVQRYDRDNSEFEVQEILSPHQYRPKPISFTIRLNDWWCDCGHFQASRLPCHHVIAVCSFGHMPLSNFIDPVYSLDYINKAYQVQFHPLQNEDY